Within Butyrivibrio fibrisolvens, the genomic segment CTTCAGGGCACTCTTCAAGTCCCTTGACTGCACTAAGCCACTTGGAAGGATCATATTCACCTTCAAGGAAAGATATCTTCCTTGCATTAGAATCTGAATTCATCCCTTCAAAGTCATTGTCATCTATCTGCCTGTTGTAGGCTTCTATCAGCCTCTTTTCCTCTTCCACTCTCTTTACGTACTCTGCTTCAGAAGTTATATTGGGATTATAATAAAAGAGCGTTATGTCAAAATATTCTCTTAGATACTCAAGACAATATGATGAGCACGGCGCGCAGCAGGCATGGAGAAGAAGCTTTGGATATACTCCCTCCTTCTGCCTTTCTTTTATGTAATTTTCCAGCTCTTTGGCATAATTAACTTTATTCATAATACCTGCCTATATACTTACAAAACTTTTTGGGGCACATTACGTTATACCAAAAAACTGTCCTATTGTCGATATAAAAAAGATGCCGATTTCCCACTTGGACGGACCGGCATCTCCAAATGGAAAGCTTTTAGTTTCTGATCTATGATCTGGCGAGCTCCCAAAAGGCAACAGCACTTGCAGCAGCCACGTTTAGAGAATCCACATCATGAGCCATGGGGATTATGACTTTGTAATCTGACATCTTGATGGCTGCATCTGATAATCCGTCGCCTTCATTGCCCATTATTATGGCAAGCTTGTCTTCCTGCTTTAATCTCTCATCATCAAGTCTTACAGACTCCGGCTTTAGAGCCATAGCAGCAGTCTTGAAACCAAGATTATGAAGGAGTTCAAAGTTCCCTCTTACAAGTCCTGCAGATCTCTGCCTTTCATCATTATATTCATCTTCGTCAGAATCAAGATAAGTCCAGGGGATCTGGAACACATTGCCCATGCTGACTCTGATAGCTCTTCTTGAAAGAGGATCACAGCAGCCCTTGGTAAGAAGGATGGCTTCAATATTGAATGCTGCAGCACTTCTGAATATGGCACCTATATTGGTAGGATTAACAACTGTATCAAGGATTGCGATCCTTCTTGTATCTCTGATAAGATCAATGACCTCTGGCATAGAAGGCCTTTTCATAACTGATAGTATCCCGCCTGTTAGATTATATCCTGTTATAGCTGATAGTTTGTCATGCTCTACGGCATATACAGATACATTGCTATCACCGGATGAAAGACCCTCATTATAAGAAGTAATGCGCTCTATAAGCTCCATATATTCCGGATGGCTTAACTTCTCTTCTTCCACAAGGATAGACTCCGGTACGCATGGAAAGCTAAACGCCCTGTCTATGACTTTCAAACTCTCCGCAATAAAAACTCCGCCATCAGGTTCATAATAATGGCGAAGCTGCGACTCATTAAGATCCTTATATACCGACAATCTGTCGTCATCAAAATCTTTAATATATTCTATCTGCACCTTAAACCTCTTCATCTTGTCAAAAAACTTCCACACTTTCGCAAAGTCTTCGAGTATACTGCACCATTTATTCTAACACAGAAATACCCCTGATATATTCCTTTGTATATAATCATCAAGGAACAATCAGGGGTATGCATTTTCTAACCTCTTATCGTAAGCGGGAAGTTTGGCTTTACCAATTAATACCCAACCTTCTCAG encodes:
- a CDS encoding TrmH family RNA methyltransferase, whose protein sequence is MKRFKVQIEYIKDFDDDRLSVYKDLNESQLRHYYEPDGGVFIAESLKVIDRAFSFPCVPESILVEEEKLSHPEYMELIERITSYNEGLSSGDSNVSVYAVEHDKLSAITGYNLTGGILSVMKRPSMPEVIDLIRDTRRIAILDTVVNPTNIGAIFRSAAAFNIEAILLTKGCCDPLSRRAIRVSMGNVFQIPWTYLDSDEDEYNDERQRSAGLVRGNFELLHNLGFKTAAMALKPESVRLDDERLKQEDKLAIIMGNEGDGLSDAAIKMSDYKVIIPMAHDVDSLNVAAASAVAFWELARS
- a CDS encoding epoxyqueuosine reductase QueH, which translates into the protein MNKVNYAKELENYIKERQKEGVYPKLLLHACCAPCSSYCLEYLREYFDITLFYYNPNITSEAEYVKRVEEEKRLIEAYNRQIDDNDFEGMNSDSNARKISFLEGEYDPSKWLSAVKGLEECPEGGNRCIRCFELRLDETARIAKKLGFDGFTTTLTISPLKNADNLNKAGKEAADKYGTVFLPSDFKKKNGYKRSIELSKMFGLYRQDYCGCSFSKAQREREKQMQKENE